The Triplophysa dalaica isolate WHDGS20190420 chromosome 14, ASM1584641v1, whole genome shotgun sequence DNA window GACTGAAGACGTAAACAAACTACCACAAACTACCACCACCAGCAAACTACATCAGGCAACATTTAACCTAAACAGGCCTGGGTGGCTCAAGTAGAAAAAACACTCATCATGCACGAAAACTTTCTCTATTTCAATCAGACGTAATTGACGTTacacaatatacaaaaataagtaACATTAGACAAACTTggattcatttataatttcCTTTCAAATTGGTGACTCATTAGTACTATTTTTAGCACAGCTTTATACATAACCAtccattaaaatattaacaagacGCACTCCAAATGTGATAATATATTCGTTAAACTGCTATGTATTATTGGTGTTCTCTCAGCTGATGCTTACTTATaatattgcatatttatttcaatgGGGATATAAATAATGTTAGGTCTCAGTTCGCTTTCGCGGTCAATTAACGTCATTAAACAAGATTCcaatattttatgatttctgaAACAACAGCGGAATCCCCAAAAAGTGTTCTTTTTGTTTCGAGCACACAAATAGGACGGCAGGAAAGGGCTCAAGAGATGACAACTGGAAACCATATTTTCTTTTTCGTCTGGCTTTTCTCACTCATATTACGCGACAGCCGAGTCACACTAAGGGCTCCGATGCGCATAAGATGCAAGAAGTCTCCCTGGCATTGAAGTTTAACgtacatgtgtgtattttatatgtTGTAATTACCTATTTGTTGCAGTGTTGTAGTAGCTGATAGACACAGTGCAGCAGCGGCAGCAGCTTTACCTTCATCAGCTGAGCGACCTGCGAACTGCCGAATCACATCAGCTCACACTGCTCTCGCTGCTTCCGCCGCCGCACTACTTCccgcaacaacaaaaaacagcagCTACGGCAACAGCAAAGCCTTGCCTTAACAATCGTCTTGACGACCGTAATCACCCCATTCAAGATTAATTCTGACGAGGATGTGGCAACATCAACCTTACTTTTAGGAATATAACGCTAGTCCATTAGTAACATACGTCAGGATTTCATATCAATCCGCCAGGTCGTGAACCCCCCACCACCACCTCAGCCAACGTCacacaaatgtttataaacGTTTGTTTAAAAACGTTAAGCTAATTATATagctgtatgtgtttatgtcaCAAACTAATcgaaatacatatatatatataacgaAAGGTACAGGAACGGTGTGGACTTCGCCGTTGTCATGGCAACCGCCGAGCGTCCAAAAATGGCGTTTCTGCTGGATGAAATACTGTTTGAAACCTATGGACAAGGTCCATCTCCCTCTAAAGACTTCTACCAACTTGTTATCACACAAAAGGAGGTATAGCAGTATTCAAAAGTGCAAggaatttaataattaaaatgcaaatggacACATACTTCATCACTtcaatataaatgaaacaagATGGGGAATTTTGATGTAACTCAAAATATTCttgatttatttaagtttttaaatgGTTGACAGTAAAACatagctgtgtttttttattttttattaatatatttttactattcCAAAAGGTTATATGGAGGTGGTGGAAGATTTCAATCCGGGGTGTGTTCAGAGGGACACCACCAGGAGAGATAAAACAGTCCCACATTGAATTTGTAGAGGATACAACATTCCAGAGTATTACAGAGTTATTTTCCAGCTCCCAATGAAACTTGTTATATATTGTAGTGGCTTGTAATTGCAGCTTCATAAGAAAATCATTATGTTCCTCATTATAGAGCAGTTAGATGTTGTGTTTGGACCCAAAAGTTTGGAATACACATTGTCTCTGTGCCGAGGACATTTTGAATATCTGGTGCGGTTACCTGACCAGCTACTCCTTAACATCCTTTCATACCTGCCCCTCCAGGATATCGGTCACATCAGCCAAACTTCAAGCAGGTTTAGGAAGGTAACAACATTATTCAACactttaaactacattttgaacatttgttaTTATCAAAAGTGATTGTAAGACTCAGCGTTCCTACCATTGTTCTTGTGTAGAGCATTGTTAAAGTTTCAAGAGGTATTAAAGCCCGTTTGTGACACAAACATGAGTGATACCACAAATTGTTTGGCCCTCTGACTTATTTCCACTTGGCTGCCAGAAAACTTCACAATTACGCTTTATTTTGTACAGTTTGTGTTATGTTTCtatattattgtgtgtgtgtgtgtgtgtgtgtgtgtgtctagctGTGTAACTCAGATGAGTTTTGGAAAAAGACCATGCTGAGTTATTTTGACGTGATAACTGAAGACATGGAGTTGCTGGTAAAGGCCATGGGCTGGAAGAAGCTCTTCATGTTTTACTACAGTCAAGAACATGAATGCAATGTGACCTGTCTGACAGAAAATAAACCCAATCCTGCTGCATCTCCATGAAGATTTTAATGCCATTCCATAACAAATCAATTTATCTCTTAGTATTctatttaaattcttttttttatggttttaacTCAGATTCACCTTTTATTCTACTGGGTTTACATGCCGATATTACTCCAAATATGTAATCTATTTCAACAAACCAAATTCTTTTAAATCCAGtatgtttttaagtattaaTTGTGATAATATAATTAGAACAGGcatatttattgttaattaatTTCCAAGTATTCATCGAAAATGTATGTTTACTgtcctttattttaaagtattctAGAGATAATCTATCACAATGTTATTagaaatgttgttgtttgtttttaactgGCTTACTATTGTAATTTTTAAACTGCTGTATTCTGTGTAATAGCAGTTGTGCTCTCTTAGGGTGACTTTTGGGATTGCTGAAAATGTTAAGACTCTATTTGCAACTCTGCAATGTGGGTTTTGTCCAGCAGATGGCGCACAAGTATTGCAGTCTGTGTAACGAGACAAAACATTCACCCAATTCAAGTAAACGTTTGTCGTGCAAAAGTTATTTAGCAATTTATTTAAGTtaagtttacaaggccatgttACTAATataagcaaaggagagaatgaacaatttttttttggacagacagacagtcagatagctattggttagtcaaataaatactgaacaggtatgttttgagttgttttttgaaagttgtgaaggatgctggaAGGTCATTCCACCATAGGGGAACCGAACGAGCAAAGGTTTTGCAAACGATAAGGTGCCttgctgtgatggaacaactAGGCGTCACTCATTTTCATGCTGAAGATGACTGTAGGGGATCTACCTGTAGCAGTGAGTTAAGGTAAATGGGCGATTTTGCCGTTATCGTTCCGAAGGCCAGTGTCAGAGATTTAAACTTGATGCAGGCGGCAACTGGCAGCCAGTGAAGTGTATTCAGGAGGGGTGTTACATGGGTTCTTATAGGCTGATTGAAAAGTAGACGTGCAGCTccattctggatcatttgcaagGGCTTTACTACATTGGTTGGAAGGCCGGCCAGTAgagaattgcagtagtccagtcttgatATGACCAGAGCTTGGACTAGGAGCTGAGGCATGCTACGACAGGAACGGCCTGATTTTCCTGATGTTGTAGAGCACATAGTGTACCTGCAAGTTCGAGTGATTGCTGCAATGTCGGAGGTGAATTTCAGCTGGTCGTCGAGCATTACCCCCAGGTTCCTCGCAGATTGGGTGGGTGTTATAGTTGAGGATCCAGGATACCTCAAAGGATCTGCCTGTGAGATAAGTTAACTGATTAAGCCAGTTGAGTGCAGAGATGCCCAGTTTGGAGAGAGTGGAGAGCAGGATCAGGTGGTTCACAGTGTGAAGAGCAGCAGAGAAATAATAATGCTTACAGAATGTCATTGCTTTATAAACAATGGAGtttggaaaaacatttatttgagtttACTGTGAAAGCATGCACTGTATGTTTATTAGAATTGTGTAGTACTTTCTAATGTATTCATCCTTTTTACACcacttagtttttttatttcagtatggGAACTTTGTTAACCAAGCAAGAGTCTTAagtgaaatgtttcattttagtttagtttatataCGCTGCTTTATATTCAACAACATctataattaaaacaatacattaaacatattttaattctagcaagcatttctcaaaattgTGCAATACTGGACCAATATAGAACAATATCAGTACAAAATAAAGAGTCTTGAGTGAAATGTTTAACTTTAGTttatttacattgctttatattCAACTACATCATTAAATAAGAAAttacataaacaatatttttattctagcaaacatttaatatagaACAATAGCAGTACTATGAAGACAGAATGTGTCTTTTGACTTTAACTGACTTTACTACAATTAGCCTACATTGGGACCActtgtttaaaatacaattccactatttatcagttggctaaataaataagtacATGTCAACATTTTCTTGCAGATGCCACAAATAATCCCTTTTATGTATAAATTAACAACATCCGTCATGAGTTTTTATTTCCCTGCAGTAGTTGGTGTACAACTGTCAAAACCCATGAAGGCGCACAAAAAATGGCTTTTTGAATAGCTGTCTACTGTCgtgaaattgaaaaaataaatgcactGATATTTAAACATGTTGAGTCCAAATTTCTTTTTGAGACTGCTCTGACCAGTCTAGCTGCTCAGAAATATTATGAAGCTTGATGCTTGCCAAAAACATGGAGAAACATTATTGCGGAAGCAACCTCAAATCTAGTTTAGACTAGAGTTACTTCTGATTCAAGTACATGATTATGAAAGTGTGCCCTAGAATCTATTATCCCCGTGTTGCAAAAGAAGCAGGTCTTCGATATGATGTTCTATCACATATTTACTTGACTTTTATTAGACCAGTTCTTGAATATGTTATCACAGTCTTGGGTGGACTACCCAAGAATCTCTCTGATGAGAGAGGATCCTAAAACATTGTTGCCAGATAAATGGTCTCTGAACTGCCACATTTCCATTACTGAGTGAGAGCCGTGATGAGGCAACAAAACGTACGTTTACCAAATTACTTACGGACAGTTCATCACCACTCTTTGACTTATTTCAGGATGTTGTGCCAGTAGTGTCCTGCCtgtcaatatttgaataaactaaactaaactttttcatgtaatattacatattttcgtaaatttcatctttttctgtaattttctgTAAGATTtgaaaaatctgtgaaaaatctgtaaaaacaaaacagtacatttctgtaaaattacagttttttacaccAACACCCTTAAAGTGAAGAgagaaaatataaagttaacTTTACCTACACACAAAAGtccttcaaaaggttcttcgatgccatagaagaaccttttgtttcCATAAGAAACCTTGAACCTTTAAcctctgtttcacaaaaggttctttgtggtgaaaaaaagttcttcagattataaaaaggtaagaaaaagatggttctttaaagaacctatgactgaatgttttttttgtggaacccaaaatatttttatggcatcactgtgaaaaatcttttaaaagagtagttcaccttcaaaatgaaaattcaggtttgaaatgaaaagtaaatgatgacagttttcatTCTGCAGGTGAGCTACTcatttaagcacctttatttttaatagtgtatGATATTATGAGctatgatatatatatacaggtgATTTATGTGATTttgaaaatgagaaatgtaaattatattatgagTCATGAGTTATAtcatgatgccatagaagaaactttttttattctataGCATCGCTCAGAAGAACCTCTTAAGCACCTTCATTTTGTGTGTGACTTGTGTAGAGTTTTGATGTACCATACAAAATTAAGGTGCTTAACAGGTTCTTATACAGCGATGCcataaccatttttggttccacaaagaaccattcccCAAATTAccatttttcatacattttcccACTACTAAGAACCTGTTGGTTCTTTAGATGTTgtaggttctttatggaacaaaCCAGCCAAACAGTTTTTCTATGgcgatgtttaaaaaaatgtttaaggcTGTATCCTAGCTTTACAGGGACCAAAAGCTATACTGTAGGTAAGCCAATTATTACTTTGTGACATTGTCATACTTTGTACATTGACCAACCAGGGAATCTTCTTAATCTCTACCTAGAGATGATGCAACCGTATTGCATAAACAAACTCATCTGCTCTCTACAAATGGCTCGGGTTTTTCTTGCAATGTAAGCTAATGGGAATATTAGCACATCTCACCTCAACAAGACACACGATTAGTCATGTCTATGGCATGTAGGGTGTGAAATGAGTTCACTTAACAAGCACCACTAACAGAATGATGAATGCTAATGGATGTTTAGAcaaaattctctctttctctctttctctctttctcactctctctctctctctctctctctctctctctctctttctttggaTCAGGAAAGCGGCTTGATGACGCATTAGATACTGAGGCCTCTGGTAGGATTGCTGGGCTGGGAGAATAACAGAGAGGCGCTGCTTTGGCAGGCCCTGAtactttaacacacacacattcacacgcaCACGAGCACAAAGGAAGCACTGCGGAGAAAGACCAGCTGATCAGTCCCTGAAGGACAAACAGTGCTGCTGAcatgctctctttctctctttatcttccGGTCTCATTTCTACACAGCAGAACAGAACGATCTCACCCGGGCCAGACTGTTGACATCTGCCACAGCTCAGATATGGAGGAGGAAGACTAGATCAGGTACATAAAAAGTCCGGCTAAAACTTTCTCTCATTTACTCTCTTACTCATCCATACCGAGAGAAGTGGGTGCTGTCGTCCATTAATACTGACTAACGGGCTTTCCGCTGTGGAAACTGTGATCAGATCAAGTGTCGCGAAGCGTTGCGAGTACGTGTTTGTGTGCGCAGGATTGTTTTGAATATATAGCCTACTGTGGGAATCTTTAAAGATGGGCATTCTGGAGCCGCTTCTTTACTAAAGCATTGTGTTTTTCTTGATGATGTTCCAACGAGGAGGAGACTAACTATGATGGAACAACTTAAATGCAAgcagaattaaataaaatgcttgTTGCACAAGAATAAGTATTAGTTTCAtgaaatcctgtaaaaaaataaatatgcagtgGGGTGAAAAAGTGCACATTAAAACAGAGGCAACATTTGGAACTCAAAACTACTTTGCATGAAAGGTCAGATTTCTATCTAAGCATACAAGATGATATCCATACTGTGGAAAGTTCTCGAATCAACATGAATCAAAAAGTTACTTCAGATAAAAGTacctgtcaaatgcataaatggaaataaaaaatatctagaTTTACATTGTGTATAAAATTGTGTAGCCCATGCTGGCTCAAGTGCATGCTGTCAGACAAGCAAAACaaggaaaaaacatttacacagaGTGAACCTTTCTGATGTTTTTCACACaaaattggaaaaaaaactaaatagaaAGAAGTCATACTTTTGGCCTCAAACTTGTTGATCCCACTGCATATTACACACAAGAGGCGTAACTGAACTGGGTCACGTACTGAATCTTCTCCACCATGACCACCAGGGGGCACAACACTGTGGTTCCTCTCAAAGACGGCTTTAATCGCACCAGCTGGGACCAGAGGAAACACAATCTTGGTTATGAGGAGCAGTATGAAGAACCGGAAGGTTTGTCATGTCATTTTTATCTTCCAATGATCTTTTAAGTATCATTATTGTTAGAAATGTAAAGCTGCACCTTCTTGGTTTTGCTAAAAACAGACTACAAAAAATAGTGCTATAATGCAACTAACATTTGatattgcattgttttatcCTAATCTTCACCTAAATTTTCTTTCATATGCTCATATTGAAGTTTCATATATTCATATGGTTTTGAAAAGCTGCAAAGTTTCCCCTCAGTAACTCATATTGAAACACAGCAGCCCACGTAGGGAGCTAGGCCTCATCTCGCTCATCAGAGTAATTCGTCGAAGTCTAcagcttgttttctttctttttctactTTACTAAGGCCAAGTTGGTCTTGAGCGGAAGGTTTATTTGATGAGCGTGGGCGTAGCGTTAGCATAACTAACACACAGGCCTGGCTTTGACAAGGCCTCGGAGCTCAGATAGGTCTCTGTTAGCATCTCTGATGTTCTCATAGAGGAAACTGACAGGCCGCAGTTCACATGTATTATTAAATGACAAAGAACAAAAGTACTTCAGTCATGCAGCATTTGTGTGCTAAATGTTGGCACAGAGTGTTCACTGCGTACTAGTAATGAGCCATTAATGACTGTTATGTGGCAGGAACCACGAGCCCATCGCGCCTCAGGGTTATTCAGAAGCGGCACGCTGTGTTGTTGTAGAATTCTTGGAGGGAAATTGAAGTGttgatttgctttattttttttgtttattaaatggtAAAGATTTGGTTCAATTATAttgcaacatttacattacatttacgcatttggcaagTGCTTTGGATTgcattattaaatacaattgtttCTGAGTAAGTGCAATCCCTGTGttgaacccatgatcttggcgtTGCAAACGGTATGAtctaaccactgagcaacaTGAAAGCGCATGGTGGTAGTAACAGGAAACAGTCtggtaaaacagaaataaaatcttTCCTATTATGGTCCAGTTCTCTGGTCGCTTAACTGCTTAATGTCACATGCGAATACAACTAGAGCATACAGGAAAAAGATGTGGTCCACTGCAAAAATATTGCCTCACCCACAACACAGAATTTGTATGATtagaaataatattataaatctaCACAAAATATAAGAGTAGATTCATTTAGAAAGCAACACATAAAAAATCCTGTAATCTTTGAACaatgattaaatattgaattaataataaatactaaataaatgaataaataatcaaattaatatttttcttaaacaccTTAATATGCATGGGGCCAATGAGCGGGCCGGAAAGGCATTTTATAAAGtgtctgcatttttttattaccttcaTTTAATTGTCAAAAACTATGCATCATTTAAAAGCTAAAACACTCCACATTCATGTTCTGAACTTGTTTTAGCAGTCAATACAATGCTCAAAAATAGGGGCGCTTGTGACATATTTTAATGAGTTTATATATTCTGTTCACACTTATTAcgacaaattatattttgaccACAACATGTCCAGTTATTTGCGATTAggatttttacaaataattgtatGATAATTTTGATTTGTACCTGTCACAAACTGCTCCGATACTTGCAGGTCCAAATGCAGCTTTATTACAGGAAATCGGGTTACAAACAGGCAATGAGTTCAGGGGAGGCAGCAACAATCAAAAACGAGATCACAGGTAAGAGGCAGGCAAGAAAGGTTCACAAAAGACAGTGGTACAGTCCAAGGTCCAAAAACACGGGTAATCCAAAACAACGAGAGAATGCTCAGAAATGCAGttgacacacaaacaagacTTCACAATGACAGAGAGAATGAACCAGGCTATATAGACATAGGTTATTGCAAACAGGTGAGAGTGATCAGTGTTCAATGAGTCCGGGTAATGggttatgggaaatgtagtgtgCAAAGACAGTCTGTGTGATGAGGggagtgccctctagtggatttGTAAAGGCACTCCAGCTGGTGAATGTGACATAGCCCCCCCTCTAAGGGCGGCATCCATATGCCCCCAAAAAGTCCTGGAGGGCGGTGGAGCAGAGGTGGAACGGGGGAGGGTTGGCAGATCAGGTCCATGATGTGGAGTCATAGGGGAGTGGAGGATAGGCGTACCGGGGGCGTGGTGTAGAGGGGCAGGAGGCCAGGGAGGCGCAGGCTGGTCAGGAGGCCAGGGCGTGGCGGGCAGGTCTGGAAACCTGGGCGTGGCGGGTAGGTCTGGAAGGGCAGATAGGCAGGGACTCCGGAAGACCACAGTAGTATATCTTGGACGAGGCAGGGAACTCAGGAGCGTCCATCTTGGACGAGGCAGGGATCTCAGGAGTGTCCATTTTGGATGAGGGAGGGAACTCAGGAGCGTCCATCTTGGACGAGGCAGGGAACTCGGGAACGACTGACGAACCGGCTCGAAGAACACAGGAACGCTGGACAAAAGGCCACTGGAAGGCAGGACGGGACCGGCACGAAGACCATTGGAAGGCCGAACGGAACTGGCTCCAAGACCACTGGAAGGCTGGACGGGACTGGCTCAAAGACCTCTGGAACGGGAGAACAGTCCACCGCCCAGACACATAGCAGAGCAGCAGCCACAACTGGCAGAGCTGAATCCAAGGACCTCTCCTCCATTACGGACGCCACCTGGCCTGAGACCACAGGACTTGGGACCACTCCTATGGAACGGACGCCACCTGGCTAGAGACTCAACTCAacttaactttatttatgtagcgctttttacaattttcattgttacaaagcagctgtatatgagacatattgactataagtaaaacaactaaggtatatatacctgtaaaaacaagaaaaaggtgaaaacacaaaagacagacatacaaatgctcagCACACACAATACGCATaaatacttacacacattgacatagacgcacacacacaaacacactcacacacacacacgcacagtgaaagcacacaattgagataaaggagagagaaccacaggtcaaatattaaacagactataaattcctatatgcaatagtaattatgtaaaacttctgaattctaaagcagcttccccggccaggcaaatagtgcaaaacagtatgcaatcggtggcgaggaacccataactccaatcaagaaaaaaaccctcaggagaactcaggcccaaccaggggattccagttcccctctggcaaaagctgctgcctatgcacaagctcaacagtgcttgcaaaacaaggctaaataaaaaataaataaacatactaaTAAAGTCAAtcatagatttaagattatcattacgtagtgaaatcgtgtcaagtcgctgcgtcctttatccagctctatcatctcagctcttgtctgGTCactgcttcccattctcagctctacCGTCAGATCTGGGCATGAgttgcatcctgcggtaaccttggaacaaaaagacaagactggctgagagtaaagtactgttctgcactctttgatgcaacaagtacatcatttgttgttggatgtgttcctggttccggttgatctaaataatgcagcctaaagggttaatattatggaggtgtagtgtatgcaagattaaaaagatgcatctttagtctagatttaaactgacagagtgtgtctacctcccggacagtgcagggaagaatattccaaagtttaggcactagataagaaaaggatctaccacctgcacttgattttgaaattctaggtattaccaactgacaggaggCCTGAGAgtgtaatgcacgtggaggactgtaatacaatagaggttcactcaaatactgcggcgctagaccatgtagggctttatagggatttagcaagatcttaaagttaatgcgatgctttataggtaaccagtgcaaggttgacaaaACCGAGGTTAtattttgtaataggcctgcagggcaaccacctaagagtgcattacagtaatctagtcttgatgtcataaatgtatgaattaatttctctgcatctgacagtgacagcatatgacgtagtttagacatattcttaaaatggaaaaatgcaatgttgcaggtgttggcgacatggctctcaaatgacagagtactatcgaatacaacgccaagattcttagctgacaacaaggattttatggagcatccgtcaatagttaagcagtattcttggttgttacgtatggcggttttcagtccagtaagtaacacttctgttttgtccgagttcagtagtaaaaaattgttactcatccagttttttaaatcaactatgcattcctttattcgatcgaactgctgggtttcatgaggcttcgaggaaatataaagttgagtatcatcagcataacagtgaaagctaattccatccatccatccattttcttccgcttatccggggccgggtcgcgggggcagcagtctaagcagggatgcccagacttccctctccctagacacttcctccagctcttccgggggacaccgaggcgttcccaggccagccgggagacataatccctccagcgtgtcctaggtcttccccagggttttctcccggtgggacatgcccggaacaccttcccgggaaggcatccagggggcatccggaaaagatgcccgagccacctcagctggcccctctcgatgtggaggagcagcggatctactctgagctcctcccgagtgaccgagcttctcaccctatctctaagggatcgcccggccaccctgcggagaaagctcatttcggccgcctgtatccgggatcttgtcctttcggtcatgacccacagctcatgaccataggtgggagtaggaacgtagattgaccggtaaatcgagagcttcgccttgcagctcagctccttcttcaccacgacagaccggtatagcgtctgcattactgcagaagctgcaccgatccgtctgtcaatctcccgttccatccttccctcactcgtgaacaagacccccagatacttgaactcctccacttgaggcaggaactctccacctacctgaagtgagcaagccacccttttccgactgagaaccacggaaagctaattccgtgtcgctttattatatctccgagaggtagcatgtataatgcgaagagcagaggtccaaagactgagccctgtggtacaccgtactggacttgcgatttgcgggacaactcattgtttattgctacaaattgaaaacggtcggataaataagacttaaaccatttcaatgctattccgttaattcCAACGTAATTTTCGAATCTATGTAGGATTATGCTGTGGTAAATGGTGTCAAATACAggactaaggtctagcagcaccaataacgaaatacagccacggccAGACTCAATAAggagatcatttgtaactctgatcaaagcagtctatgtactgtgacatgctcgaaatccagactggaattcttcattaatgtcattcctttggaggaaggagcataattgagttgaaactactttttccagaactttagatataaaaggtaaattcgatgtaggcctgtaattccctagttctctagggttgagtttgggttttttgacaaggggcctaataacagccaccttaaatgctttaggcacatgtcctaatgtcagagatgaattaataatactaagaagaggatctataagtTCTGgtagcatttctttcagtagttttgtaggtataggatctagcatgcatgttgttgatttagctaatcttatgattttagacagttcatcatgatctacggtagaaaataattgcaatttctccttagtggtgctgtagttagtttgttcagcgggtttcacttctggctgcattgttataattctttcttaatatcttggattttactagcgaagtagttcataaattcatcactgttatgctgataatcagaatctgatgTCGCTGacgatttattttttgttaatttagccactgtgttaaataaaacctagggttgtgttggttttttttctattagtgatgaaaagtaggcagatctagacgtttttatggcattcctgtattttagAGAGTCAAACAttcctgacatcaagtcaagtcaagtcaaatttaaatgtgctggctaaggctaatcgtaaatacagtaagattgttattcatgtcgtcacaaatg harbors:
- the fbxo36a gene encoding F-box only protein 36a isoform X1 translates to MYRNGVDFAVVMATAERPKMAFLLDEILFETYGQGPSPSKDFYQLVITQKEVIWRWWKISIRGVFRGTPPGEIKQSHIEFVEDTTFQKQLDVVFGPKSLEYTLSLCRGHFEYLVRLPDQLLLNILSYLPLQDIGHISQTSSRFRKLCNSDEFWKKTMLSYFDVITEDMELLVKAMGWKKLFMFYYSQEHECNVTCLTENKPNPAASP
- the fbxo36a gene encoding F-box only protein 36a isoform X2, giving the protein MATAERPKMAFLLDEILFETYGQGPSPSKDFYQLVITQKEVIWRWWKISIRGVFRGTPPGEIKQSHIEFVEDTTFQKQLDVVFGPKSLEYTLSLCRGHFEYLVRLPDQLLLNILSYLPLQDIGHISQTSSRFRKLCNSDEFWKKTMLSYFDVITEDMELLVKAMGWKKLFMFYYSQEHECNVTCLTENKPNPAASP